A window of Staphylococcus sp. 17KM0847 contains these coding sequences:
- the menE gene encoding o-succinylbenzoate--CoA ligase: MEHWLVKQVQQQPEAIAIETASRRLTFQQLYVLAQNYGTRLKALKDRRIGLLVDNSVEALALIHGAWLYGIEIALINNRLTDEEIRAQMQSIHVRTVVVTERYRLRCHQIQMTHLTCITCDDIPFVHRLIPSTTFHETDIASIMFTSGTTGSQKAVPQTFKNHRASAESCKVSLGFDKTSRWLVVLPIYHISGLSIVIRSVLYGFTLFLMDKFDEVRVLNALQQQHITHISLVPLTLQRLMYAGLTKPYHLEKVLLGGAKLEKKFVEQALSYHLPIYNSFGMTETCSQFLTAHPNMLASHPETVGRVSQHNQLKVIAPNAQGHGELCVRGDNVMNGYLYPSDVPGCFDAEGYFKTGDIASIDHQGYVVIHDRRKDLIISGGENIYPNEIERIAKQHPAVIDAMCVGIYDEYWGQRPFLYLVAQECIEDIWEFLSERLAKYKLPVDIQYVTKLPYTSTGKLKRQLLNGD; the protein is encoded by the coding sequence ATGGAACATTGGCTGGTAAAACAAGTACAACAACAACCGGAAGCAATCGCGATAGAAACAGCATCACGACGTTTAACATTTCAACAGTTGTATGTACTTGCCCAAAATTATGGCACACGTTTAAAGGCGCTTAAAGACCGACGAATAGGATTACTGGTTGATAATTCAGTAGAAGCATTAGCACTGATACATGGTGCATGGCTATATGGCATTGAGATAGCATTGATTAATAATCGTTTAACAGATGAAGAGATACGTGCACAAATGCAATCCATCCATGTTCGGACAGTTGTTGTAACAGAGCGTTATCGATTGAGATGTCATCAAATACAAATGACCCATCTAACTTGTATAACATGTGATGACATACCATTTGTGCATCGGCTTATACCTTCTACTACATTTCATGAGACTGATATTGCTTCGATTATGTTTACTTCTGGGACAACAGGATCTCAAAAGGCAGTACCGCAAACATTTAAAAACCATCGTGCTAGTGCTGAAAGTTGCAAAGTCAGTTTAGGATTTGATAAAACCTCCCGCTGGTTAGTCGTTTTACCCATTTATCATATTTCTGGATTGAGTATTGTTATTCGTAGCGTATTATATGGTTTTACTTTATTTTTAATGGATAAGTTTGATGAAGTGCGCGTGCTTAATGCGTTACAGCAACAACATATCACACATATTTCTTTAGTTCCACTTACGTTACAACGTCTGATGTATGCAGGTTTGACAAAGCCATATCATTTGGAAAAAGTATTACTTGGTGGTGCAAAATTAGAGAAAAAGTTTGTTGAGCAGGCTTTATCATATCACTTACCAATATATAATTCATTTGGTATGACAGAGACTTGTTCACAGTTTTTAACAGCACATCCGAATATGTTAGCATCACATCCTGAAACAGTCGGACGTGTGAGTCAGCATAATCAATTGAAAGTTATAGCACCGAATGCACAAGGTCACGGAGAGTTGTGTGTAAGAGGGGATAACGTGATGAATGGTTATTTATATCCCAGTGATGTACCAGGATGTTTTGATGCAGAGGGGTATTTTAAAACTGGAGATATCGCAAGCATCGATCATCAAGGATATGTTGTGATTCATGATAGACGTAAAGATTTGATAATCAGCGGTGGTGAAAATATTTATCCAAATGAAATTGAGCGGATTGCCAAACAACATCCAGCAGTTATCGATGCGATGTGTGTAGGGATTTATGATGAATATTGGGGACAGCGCCCATTTTTGTATTTAGTAGCACAAGAATGTATTGAAGATATTTGGGAGTTTTTAAGCGAGCGTCTCGCAAAGTATAAATTACCAGTAGATATACAATATGTGACGAAGCTACCTTATACAAGTACAGGTAAGTTAAAAAGACAGTTGTTGAATGGAGATTAG
- the pcp gene encoding pyroglutamyl-peptidase I, with the protein MNILVTAFDPFGGEKVNPALEAVKRLPGKIGEHTITTLEIPTVFHKSKDVIAEQLKKQHYDAVLAVGQAGGRFEITPERVGINLDDARIADNEGNQPIDEPIQQDGAPAYFSTLPVKHMTAAIKKSGIPARLSNTAGTFVCNHILYQLGYLADKLYPDLKYGFIHVPFIPEQVVDKTNMPAMSIETITVGLEAAIKSIGERDTDARFVMGETH; encoded by the coding sequence ATGAATATTTTAGTTACAGCATTCGATCCATTTGGTGGAGAAAAGGTGAATCCAGCACTTGAAGCAGTGAAACGTTTACCTGGAAAGATCGGAGAGCATACGATTACAACACTCGAAATACCGACTGTGTTTCATAAGTCAAAAGATGTTATTGCGGAGCAACTGAAAAAACAACATTATGATGCCGTATTAGCGGTTGGACAGGCTGGTGGGAGATTTGAGATCACACCAGAACGTGTAGGAATTAATTTAGATGATGCGAGAATTGCTGATAATGAAGGAAATCAACCTATTGATGAACCGATACAGCAAGATGGCGCACCTGCATACTTTTCAACATTACCTGTAAAGCATATGACAGCAGCCATTAAAAAAAGTGGAATTCCTGCAAGGTTATCTAATACAGCAGGAACCTTTGTTTGTAATCATATCTTATATCAACTTGGTTATTTAGCAGATAAATTATACCCAGATTTAAAATATGGTTTTATTCACGTGCCGTTTATTCCAGAACAAGTTGTTGATAAAACAAATATGCCTGCAATGTCTATCGAAACGATAACGGTAGGCTTAGAAGCAGCTATTAAAAGTATCGGTGAAAGAGATACAGACGCACGATTCGTTATGGGAGAAACACATTAA
- a CDS encoding DUF979 domain-containing protein, whose amino-acid sequence MNEQTLNQILEFFYILIGLQLLYTALRVLKAPGNPKKYGTALFWFLLALTFMIGPYIPKAITGACILGMGVLTLFKQVQIINIVDVTENEGEQGAQKYGNKLFLPAIVLAVVAVIVSNWTPFGGAIGLGVASVVGVIFAYFLIKPKMKYILYDSDRLTQQVGTVGILPQFLTALGVLFTVSGVGDVISNGISSFLPHNNHFIGATAYILGMVLFTMLMGNAFAAFTVITASIGIPFVIAQGGDPVIAGALAMTGGFCGTLLTPMAANFNTLPVALLEMKSEFSVIKAQAPVALILIGVHIVLMYVWAF is encoded by the coding sequence ATGAATGAACAAACGTTAAATCAAATTCTTGAGTTTTTCTATATTTTAATTGGATTACAGCTGTTGTATACGGCGCTACGTGTATTAAAAGCTCCAGGAAACCCTAAAAAATATGGCACGGCATTATTTTGGTTTTTACTTGCGTTAACTTTTATGATTGGACCGTATATACCTAAAGCTATAACAGGTGCGTGTATTTTAGGGATGGGTGTACTCACTTTGTTCAAACAAGTTCAAATTATTAATATTGTTGATGTAACTGAAAATGAAGGAGAGCAAGGTGCACAAAAATATGGTAATAAACTCTTTTTACCCGCAATTGTTCTGGCGGTTGTCGCAGTTATCGTATCGAACTGGACACCATTTGGCGGAGCGATTGGATTAGGAGTTGCCTCTGTTGTAGGTGTGATTTTTGCATATTTCTTAATTAAACCTAAAATGAAATATATCTTATATGATAGTGACCGTTTAACACAGCAAGTAGGAACGGTGGGTATTTTACCTCAATTTTTAACTGCATTAGGTGTATTATTTACAGTTAGTGGCGTTGGAGATGTGATATCAAATGGTATTTCATCATTTTTACCACATAATAACCACTTTATTGGAGCTACTGCATATATTTTGGGTATGGTATTATTCACGATGTTAATGGGGAATGCATTTGCAGCGTTTACAGTGATTACAGCAAGTATTGGTATACCTTTTGTCATTGCACAAGGTGGAGATCCAGTCATTGCGGGAGCACTGGCAATGACAGGTGGTTTTTGTGGAACGTTATTGACACCTATGGCAGCAAACTTTAATACATTACCTGTTGCACTATTAGAAATGAAAAGTGAGTTTTCGGTTATTAAAGCACAAGCACCTGTTGCATTGATATTAATTGGGGTACACATTGTATTGATGTATGTATGGGCATTTTAA
- a CDS encoding DUF969 domain-containing protein: MEWIKLIGIIIIILGFMFKVDTIAVILTAAVVTGLVSGMNFIELLEVLGDAFIENRLVTLFILTLPMVGLIERFGLKKQATRLITNIKEITSGRLMTVYLFIREIAGIASIRIGGHPQFVRPLINPMVQGALKTRFNLSDEEVDSKDVEKIKAETSAMENYGNFFGQNLFVGSAGILLMVGTFKSLNIEVSAISLVLASVPIALITLVIVTLKNIYFDRYLERKYSNRQVDHNE; the protein is encoded by the coding sequence ATGGAATGGATTAAGTTAATAGGTATTATCATTATTATTTTAGGTTTTATGTTTAAAGTGGATACCATTGCGGTTATTTTGACGGCAGCTGTTGTTACAGGTCTTGTGTCGGGTATGAATTTTATCGAATTATTAGAAGTTTTAGGTGATGCTTTTATTGAGAATCGATTGGTTACACTTTTTATTTTGACATTACCTATGGTGGGACTTATTGAAAGGTTTGGTTTGAAGAAACAAGCAACTCGGCTTATTACGAATATAAAAGAAATTACGAGTGGGCGTTTAATGACGGTTTATTTATTTATCAGAGAGATTGCAGGTATAGCATCTATAAGAATTGGAGGACATCCTCAGTTTGTCAGACCACTGATTAATCCAATGGTACAAGGTGCTTTGAAAACACGTTTTAACTTGAGTGACGAAGAGGTTGATTCAAAAGATGTTGAGAAGATTAAGGCGGAAACATCTGCAATGGAAAATTATGGGAACTTTTTTGGTCAAAATTTATTTGTAGGATCAGCTGGTATTTTATTAATGGTGGGGACGTTCAAATCATTAAATATTGAAGTTTCTGCTATTAGCTTGGTGCTTGCTTCTGTACCTATTGCGCTAATAACTTTAGTGATCGTCACACTTAAAAATATATATTTTGATAGATATTTAGAACGTAAATATAGCAATAGGCAGGTGGATCATAATGAATGA
- a CDS encoding ImmA/IrrE family metallo-endopeptidase produces MTMYEKLIIDNSHIPISDEFSLKGGFKGIYANGAILIDKDMTSYHKHEVLAEEIAHYRITHGNILDQSNMLNRKFELKARRLANETLITLQGLIEAFKYGVQNLHEMAIYFEVSKSFIKETLEHYKMKYGLQIKHGDYLIRFEPLTIYKDI; encoded by the coding sequence ATGACTATGTATGAAAAGTTAATAATTGATAATAGTCATATACCTATTAGTGATGAATTTAGTCTGAAAGGTGGCTTTAAAGGCATTTACGCTAATGGTGCTATTTTGATAGATAAAGATATGACTAGCTACCATAAACATGAAGTCTTAGCTGAAGAAATCGCACATTATCGAATTACTCATGGTAATATACTGGATCAGTCAAACATGCTAAATAGGAAATTCGAATTAAAAGCTAGACGTCTTGCTAATGAAACATTGATTACATTGCAAGGTTTAATTGAGGCTTTTAAATACGGTGTTCAAAATCTTCATGAAATGGCGATTTATTTTGAAGTTTCTAAGAGCTTTATTAAAGAAACCTTAGAACATTATAAAATGAAATACGGTTTACAGATTAAACATGGCGATTATCTAATCAGATTTGAGCCATTAACAATATATAAAGATATATAA
- a CDS encoding DUF3644 domain-containing protein translates to MENLSKQLVDKSIESFILGLEIYNKPTIKYRIEGFSFFICNAWELMLKAELLNRGENIYYEDHPNRTISLSNAIKLIYPDCNTRIRLNLEKIVDLRNISTHFITQEYEVKYAPLFQACVMNFINETMRFHNKDVSENISQNFLTISASYEPLSNEQIKLKYPPEIAEKLIKESNDIDVLSKEYNSDKFSIGIKQNLYITKKTEDADFMVAVHKGSDIKVDFVKEYKDPSDTHKYSFNNVITAVNERLKKKNINMTYPKGFNQFVLNLIIDFYDIKNEEKYAYKHKIGKQKSFTYSQQFIEFIVNEIRKNPTKFVDSLRNKKR, encoded by the coding sequence ATGGAGAATTTAAGCAAACAATTAGTCGATAAAAGTATTGAATCTTTTATTTTAGGGTTAGAAATATATAATAAACCTACTATTAAATATAGAATCGAAGGATTTTCGTTTTTTATTTGTAATGCATGGGAATTAATGTTAAAAGCAGAATTATTGAATCGTGGAGAAAATATTTATTACGAAGACCACCCTAATAGAACCATTAGTTTAAGTAACGCTATCAAATTAATCTATCCAGATTGTAATACTCGAATTAGATTGAATTTAGAGAAAATTGTGGATTTAAGAAATATTAGCACTCATTTTATTACTCAAGAATACGAGGTCAAGTATGCTCCTTTATTCCAGGCATGTGTAATGAATTTTATTAATGAGACTATGAGATTCCATAACAAAGATGTTTCTGAAAATATTTCTCAAAATTTTTTAACTATTTCTGCTAGTTATGAACCGTTATCTAATGAGCAAATTAAATTGAAATACCCACCTGAAATTGCAGAGAAATTAATTAAAGAATCCAATGATATAGATGTATTAAGTAAGGAATATAATTCCGATAAATTTTCAATTGGTATTAAGCAAAATCTATACATTACAAAAAAGACAGAAGATGCTGATTTCATGGTAGCTGTTCACAAAGGGTCAGATATTAAAGTCGATTTTGTTAAAGAATATAAAGACCCATCAGATACACATAAATACTCGTTTAACAATGTAATAACAGCAGTGAATGAAAGACTCAAAAAGAAAAATATAAATATGACATATCCTAAGGGTTTCAATCAATTTGTGTTAAATTTAATAATTGATTTTTACGATATCAAAAACGAAGAAAAATATGCATATAAGCACAAAATAGGAAAACAAAAATCCTTCACTTATTCCCAACAATTTATTGAATTTATCGTTAATGAAATAAGAAAGAATCCAACAAAATTTGTGGATAGTTTAAGAAATAAAAAAAGATAA
- a CDS encoding tyrosine-type recombinase/integrase, with amino-acid sequence MSVKKYNGNKWYYDFGYEGKRYKKKGFKTKREATEAETIAKNKLMQGIVINNKSSFIDYYEQWIEVNKKNVITDKAYQTYVNAINQFKKFLATENLDDITLNNFSTILYRKFIKWYGANHATESVKKIHNCLKASLTDAIQEGLIYKDPTYKAVVKGKKPSQPEETKFMNIEDYKKLKAYVASTPIQSYLFIYILVITGGRFGEVQKLTTDDIDYLKNTIHLRGTKTETSDRIVDIPPEDMKTLRTTLSEMPINMNKQIFNTGYSLITNNAVTKVLQKFCLENRLGKLTLHSIRHTHCSYLLHGGVSIYYISKRLGHSTIKTTLDVYSHLLDETNKIETQKALKLIKSM; translated from the coding sequence ATGAGTGTTAAAAAATACAATGGTAACAAATGGTATTATGATTTCGGCTATGAAGGAAAGCGATATAAAAAGAAAGGCTTTAAAACGAAAAGAGAAGCGACTGAAGCTGAAACAATTGCTAAAAACAAACTAATGCAAGGTATCGTTATTAACAACAAAAGTTCTTTTATCGACTATTATGAACAATGGATTGAGGTCAACAAAAAGAATGTAATTACAGATAAAGCATATCAGACGTATGTTAATGCTATTAATCAGTTTAAAAAATTTTTAGCAACTGAAAATCTAGACGACATTACATTAAACAACTTCTCGACTATTTTGTATCGTAAATTTATCAAATGGTATGGCGCTAATCACGCCACCGAATCGGTCAAAAAGATACACAATTGTCTCAAAGCATCTTTAACAGACGCAATACAAGAAGGTCTTATATATAAAGACCCCACATACAAGGCAGTGGTTAAAGGAAAAAAGCCAAGCCAACCAGAAGAAACCAAGTTTATGAATATAGAGGACTACAAAAAATTGAAAGCATATGTAGCAAGTACCCCTATTCAATCATACCTTTTCATCTACATTTTAGTTATTACCGGAGGACGTTTTGGGGAAGTTCAAAAATTAACAACTGATGATATTGACTACTTAAAAAATACGATTCATTTAAGAGGTACGAAAACAGAAACATCTGATCGTATAGTTGACATTCCACCTGAAGATATGAAAACATTACGAACAACATTGTCAGAAATGCCAATCAATATGAATAAACAAATATTTAACACTGGTTACTCCCTGATAACAAACAATGCTGTTACGAAAGTCCTTCAAAAATTTTGTTTAGAAAACCGACTTGGTAAACTTACATTGCATTCGATTAGACACACACACTGTTCTTATTTATTACACGGTGGCGTTTCAATTTACTATATATCAAAACGTCTTGGTCACTCTACTATTAAAACTACATTAGATGTTTATTCACACCTACTTGATGAAACTAATAAAATCGAGACCCAAAAGGCTCTAAAGCTAATAAAATCAATGTAG